In Chryseobacterium sp., the genomic window TGAGCTTTGATCATACCCAAAAGAAAACTAAAAAAATTATTGCCGATAAAGTATTGTTTGCATCGCCACAGTTTGTGAATGAAAGGATTTTTAATGATGAAAAAGCATCATCATTTAACTATGTTCCCTGGCTTTTAACAACCATTACCCTGAAGAATGAATTCGGGGGAGATGAAGAGCTGGCCTGGGATAATGTGATCTATGGATCTTCAGGGTTGGGTTATATCTTTGATCAGCATCAGAATCTTAACCAGATTATAGGTGAAAAAGTGATTACCCACTATAAGAGTTTTTCAACATCAGACTGTAGAAAAGCAAGGAAAAAGTTGTACGCCATGAAAGACTCTGAACTTAAAACTTTAGTGTTGGAGGATCTGAAGAAAGCGCATCCTTTGATAGAAGATTTCATCCTAGAAATGCAGTTTCATAAAATAGGGCATGCGATGATAGCGCCGGTTCCCAATCAAATCTTTGGGGAAGAAACCCAAGCAGCGAAAGAATCTGTAGAAGGAAAAATTTTCTTTGCCCATTCCGATCTTTCGGGGATATCTATTTTTGAAGAAGCTTTTATCAGGGAATACGAACTGCAGGACAAATGATATAAAATTGATCTATGAAACAGCCCTGGATACATAACGCAAAAACAGACTGGTGGTTTATTCTATCACCGCCTTTCCTGGTACTGCTGATTATTTTTCTTTTTCAGCAACAGATTCAGGGGCTGGAAAATCATTATTCTTTTTACACATGGCTTTTCCTGATTGTATTTGTAGATGTAGCCCACGTCTATTCTACCCTGTTCAAGACGTATTTTGTAAAAGGAGAAATACAGAAAAATAAACTGCTATACCTTGGGATTCCTGCTGTAAGCTGGATTTTGGGTATTATCTTGTTTCAATTCGGGAGTCTGACATTTTGGTCGGTATTGGCATTGGTTGCTGTTTTTCATTTTATACGCCAGCAGTACGGCTTTATGAGAATTTATGCCCGGTTTGAACCGAATAACTGGAGCAAGAAAATAGATGAGGTAGCTGTTTATTCTGCGACCATCTATCCCATGTTGTACTGGTTTAAGACACCTCGTGCCTTTACCTGGTTTGTGAATAATGAATTTAGCTGGTTTGAAAAGCTTCCTGATTATGTAGGTTTTATAACGGCAGTGTATATTGTGATATTGGTTGCTTGGATCGTAAAAACCTTCTCAGATGCTTTTAAAAGAAAGGGAATCAATATTCCAAAGACAGCGCTCATTGGCGGGACTTTTCTTTCATGGTATTTCGGGATTGTCTACTTTAATAACGACCTTCTTTTTACGTTTCTGAATGTAGTTTCTCATGGAATTCCCTATATCGCATTGATTTATATCCGGGAAATACAGCAAAAGGAAAATAATACGTTGAATGGGATGCAAATTTTTAAATCGGTTTCCGGAATATTTTTGTTTATAGGTGTTATTTTAGGGTTCGCCTTTTTGGAAGAATTTTTGTGGGAAACGTTGGTCTGGAATGAGCATTTTTCCCTGAATGTGATTCTTTCAGAAAAATGGTTTCAGTTTCTGGTTCCTTTATTGGTTGTGCCACAGCTTACTCATTATCTTCTGGATGGCTTTATTTGGAGAAAACCCAAAAAAGTTAGCTAACTTTGCTGTAATCTTTAAAATCTAAAAATGAGACAATACTTTCTGTCATTAGCCATTTTTCTCGGAATTATTGTAGGAGCACAGCAGAAGACTTTCTGTAATCCTATTAACATTGATTATGGCTATACTCCTTTTGAAGTTTTTTCAAAACAGGGAAAACACCGTGCTACAGCAGATCCGGTGATTGTTAATTTTAAGAATAAACTGTTTCTTTTTTCTACAAACCAGGAAGGATATTGGTACAGTGATGATATGCTGGACTGGAAGTTTGTAAAGAGAAAATTTCTCAGAGACAATAAATACACCCATGACCTTAATGCTCCGGCAGTCTGGGCCATGAAAGACACTTTGTATGTCTATGGCTCTACCTGGGAACAGGATTTTCCGATCTGGAAAAGTACAAATCCAACCAAAGACGACTGGAAGATTGCGGTGGATACATTAAAAGTAGGAGCATGGGATCCCGCATTCCACTATGACGAAGATAAAAATAAATTGTACCTGTACTGGGGTTCAAGTAACGAATGGCCGTTGCTGGGAACAGAGGTGAAAGTTAAAAATCTTCAGTCCGAAGGTTTTGTAAAACCGATTGTTAAATTAAAGCCGGAAGACCACGGATGGGAACGCTTCGGGGAATATAATGACAATGTTTTTCTTCAGCCTTTTATTGAAGGGGCATGGATGACAAAACACAACGGAAAGTATTATATGCAATACGGTGCTCCGGCTACAGAATTCAGCGGATATTCGGACGGAGTATACGTGAGCAAAAATCCTTTGGAAGGCTTCGAATATCAGCAGCATAATCCATTTTCTTATAAACCGGGAGGTTTTGCAAGAGGAGCAGGCCATGGAGCCACTTTTGAAGACAATTATAAAAACTGGTGGCACATTTCTACCATCTTTATTTCCACTAAAAATAACTTTGAAAGAAGACTTGGAATCTGGCCGGCAGGTTTTGATAAAGACGATGTAATGTACTGTAATACGGCTTATGGTGATTATCCGACATACCTTCCACAGTATGCACAAGGGAAAGATTTTACTAAAGGTCTTTTTGCCGGATGGATGCTGTTGAATTATAATAAACCGGTTCAGGTCTCATCTACTCTAGGAGGTTATCAACCCAACAATGCTGTAGATGAAGATATCA contains:
- a CDS encoding twin-arginine translocation pathway signal protein, translated to MKECGICLGTEESGEPILDEYQMTFPQQERLFYKNSWQNDIVPQRGISAETQQELNRFFKVMDELRLKKDAHGKYWFAIPVHDSSREDEVLQLEKLIFKDWLKENNYSSEELLWLLDYSCRDDFGLGIDYVSAWAGIHYFAGRKNNWSTKYKDQVFTWPEGNARLAQHFSKYTAGKHMSGNLVFDVKLKDKVEVLSFDHTQKKTKKIIADKVLFASPQFVNERIFNDEKASSFNYVPWLLTTITLKNEFGGDEELAWDNVIYGSSGLGYIFDQHQNLNQIIGEKVITHYKSFSTSDCRKARKKLYAMKDSELKTLVLEDLKKAHPLIEDFILEMQFHKIGHAMIAPVPNQIFGEETQAAKESVEGKIFFAHSDLSGISIFEEAFIREYELQDK
- a CDS encoding discoidin domain-containing protein gives rise to the protein MRQYFLSLAIFLGIIVGAQQKTFCNPINIDYGYTPFEVFSKQGKHRATADPVIVNFKNKLFLFSTNQEGYWYSDDMLDWKFVKRKFLRDNKYTHDLNAPAVWAMKDTLYVYGSTWEQDFPIWKSTNPTKDDWKIAVDTLKVGAWDPAFHYDEDKNKLYLYWGSSNEWPLLGTEVKVKNLQSEGFVKPIVKLKPEDHGWERFGEYNDNVFLQPFIEGAWMTKHNGKYYMQYGAPATEFSGYSDGVYVSKNPLEGFEYQQHNPFSYKPGGFARGAGHGATFEDNYKNWWHISTIFISTKNNFERRLGIWPAGFDKDDVMYCNTAYGDYPTYLPQYAQGKDFTKGLFAGWMLLNYNKPVQVSSTLGGYQPNNAVDEDIKTYWSAKTGNSGEWFQTDLGEVSTINAIQINYADQDAEFMGKTLGKMHQYKIYGSDDGKKWKVIVDKSKNTKDVPHDYVELEKPATARFLKMENLKMPTGKFALSGFRVFGRGAGEKPKKVEGFVPLRADPKKYGERRSIWMKWQQNPEADGYVIYWGKSPDKMYGSIMVYGKNEYFFTGADRADAYYFQIEAFNANGVSERTVVAKSE